ACTTACCGCCCGCCCTTGCATCGTCCTGCCCACAACGGTGCGCTGATCCGTGCGATTCGTGCAGGTCAATCCCAGAAATGAAAGCGCGGTCATAGCCCAAGCCGAGGTTTGTCTCAAGCAAGGTGGGACCGTCATCTTCCCTACCGAGACGGTGTACGGCATCGGTGCGGCGGCAGAGAACGACGGCGCGATCGCAGCGGTGTATGCGGCAAAGGGCCGCGCTCGCGACAAGCCGTTGGCGCTTCACGTGAACGATGTCTCGCAGGCGGAACCGTTTGTCAGCGACTGGACCGTTGCGGCCCGTCGCGTGATAGCGAAATTTTGGCCTGGTCCGATCGCCGTGATCGTCACCCGCGCCGCCGGCCGCTTCGAGTCCGCGGCGAACGGATTGCCCACGATCTCGTTGCGCTGCCCGGATCACGCTTTCACGAGGTCCTTGCTCGCGCGCTGCGGTCCGCTTGCCGCGACCTCGGCGAATCGTTCGGGAGCAGCGGCTTTCACCGGTGCAAGCGACGATCGGACACAGCTTCCTGAGGCGACGCTCGCGTTTCTCGCCGGGCCCACTGCCTTCCAGCGCGAGAGCACGATCGTCGACTGCACGACGGAGACGCCGCGCGTGTTGCGGTGGGGTGCGGTCGCAGCCGACGCGTTGGCGGCGACGTTGGGAACTGAAAGCCTCACCCGGTGAGTTTCCCTGGTATGAGGATGTTCTGCGGGTTCGGGTTTGCTGCGCTGTGCGTCGCCGGAATGATCGTCGTGGCCGCCCGGCCGGCGAGCGCCGACATGCAGATCGGTAAGTTCACCGTAGCGTTCGCGCTCATGCAGGCGCATCGCAACGGTGATTTCGTGGTGCCCGGCCTCATCCGCGGCGAATCACCCGATGGCGATTTTCGCGCGGACCGAGCCATCGGCAACTACCAACGTAAACAGGTCACCCTGATCGGCCACGTGGTTTTGCACGAGCGTCCGGCATCGGCGCCTCACGCACCC
The nucleotide sequence above comes from Candidatus Eremiobacteraceae bacterium. Encoded proteins:
- a CDS encoding L-threonylcarbamoyladenylate synthase, which encodes MRFVQVNPRNESAVIAQAEVCLKQGGTVIFPTETVYGIGAAAENDGAIAAVYAAKGRARDKPLALHVNDVSQAEPFVSDWTVAARRVIAKFWPGPIAVIVTRAAGRFESAANGLPTISLRCPDHAFTRSLLARCGPLAATSANRSGAAAFTGASDDRTQLPEATLAFLAGPTAFQRESTIVDCTTETPRVLRWGAVAADALAATLGTESLTR